The Pelagibacterium halotolerans B2 genome has a segment encoding these proteins:
- the lpdA gene encoding dihydrolipoyl dehydrogenase has protein sequence MADTFDLTVIGTGPGGYVCAIRAAQLGMKVAVVEKWPSFGGTCLNIGCIPSKALLHASEMFEEAGHTFPQLGIEVGAPKLNLPAMMAHKDDTVASNTGGIEYLFKKNKITAFKGTGKIAAQGKVTVTAEDGSATEIETKNIVIATGSVSANLPGIEIDEEKIVTSTGALKLDKVPDNLLVIGAGVIGLELGSVWARLGAKVTVVEFLDRILPGMDLDVAKQFQRMLSKQGFDFKLGTKVTGIEKTESGLVATLEPTAGGEATTLETDIALVSIGRIPFTDGLGLDDLGIERDKRGRVVTNGHYKTNLDGIYAIGDVIAGPMLAHKAEDEGIAIAEILAGQAGHVNYSVIPGVVYTNPEVASVGKTEEDLKAEGIAYKAAKFPFTANGRAKAMLAPQGFVKILADKETDRVLGCHIVGKGAGEMIHEAAVLMEFGGSSEDLARTCHAHPTMSEAVREAALGLGDGSIHI, from the coding sequence ATGGCCGACACATTTGATCTTACCGTAATCGGCACCGGACCGGGTGGTTATGTCTGCGCCATTCGCGCCGCGCAGCTTGGCATGAAGGTCGCCGTTGTCGAGAAATGGCCGAGTTTTGGCGGCACCTGCCTCAATATCGGCTGCATACCGTCCAAGGCGCTGCTGCACGCTTCGGAAATGTTCGAGGAAGCCGGTCACACCTTCCCCCAGCTCGGCATCGAGGTCGGCGCGCCAAAGCTCAACCTGCCCGCCATGATGGCGCACAAGGACGATACGGTGGCGTCGAACACTGGCGGCATCGAATATCTTTTCAAAAAGAACAAGATAACCGCTTTCAAGGGCACCGGGAAAATTGCCGCGCAGGGCAAGGTGACGGTCACTGCCGAGGATGGTTCGGCAACCGAGATCGAAACCAAGAACATCGTCATCGCCACCGGCTCGGTCTCGGCCAATCTGCCCGGAATCGAGATCGACGAAGAAAAGATCGTCACCTCGACCGGCGCCCTGAAGCTCGACAAGGTGCCGGATAACCTGCTGGTTATCGGTGCAGGCGTCATCGGGCTGGAGCTCGGTTCGGTCTGGGCCCGCCTCGGCGCCAAGGTCACGGTCGTCGAATTCCTCGATCGCATTCTGCCTGGCATGGACCTCGACGTCGCCAAACAGTTCCAGAGAATGCTGTCAAAACAAGGGTTTGACTTCAAGCTGGGCACGAAAGTGACAGGCATCGAAAAGACCGAATCGGGTCTCGTCGCGACCCTCGAACCCACCGCCGGCGGGGAAGCGACAACGCTTGAAACCGACATCGCCCTCGTCTCGATCGGTCGTATCCCCTTCACCGACGGGCTCGGACTGGACGATCTGGGCATAGAGCGCGACAAGCGCGGCCGGGTGGTAACCAACGGACATTACAAGACAAATCTCGACGGCATCTATGCGATCGGCGATGTGATCGCCGGCCCGATGCTGGCCCACAAGGCCGAGGACGAGGGCATCGCGATTGCCGAAATCCTCGCCGGCCAGGCCGGGCACGTCAACTATTCCGTCATCCCAGGCGTCGTTTACACCAACCCCGAAGTCGCCTCGGTCGGCAAGACCGAGGAGGACCTCAAAGCCGAGGGTATTGCCTACAAGGCGGCGAAATTTCCCTTTACCGCCAATGGCCGGGCCAAGGCGATGCTCGCGCCACAGGGGTTCGTCAAGATCCTCGCCGATAAGGAAACCGACCGGGTTCTGGGCTGTCACATCGTGGGCAAGGGCGCCGGCGAAATGATCCACGAGGCCGCGGTGCTGATGGAATTTGGCGGTTCGTCCGAGGATCTGGCCCGCACCTGCCATGCTCACCCAACCATGAGCGAAGCGGTGCGCGAAGCCGCGCTGGGGCTGGGCGACGGGTCTATCCACATCTGA
- a CDS encoding DMT family transporter has product MSAFSSPDRDQLVGLALAALGAALFATKGIFVKLAYAQGLDAITTLTWRMLLATPFFALMGALAYRDRRAGRGRQANRPVPVRAVAGAAAIGILGYYGASFLDFRSLDLITAQLNRLVLLTYPFMVLILGAVLFRRPLRLPVVAAALLAYLGIGVIFGHDMVIEGESVLAGTLFALGSALAYALYQLFAKPLIDTLGPRLFTAIAMIAAAGVVFLHFLVTHSPSGLAISANAFFILLALALAATVAPVSIIAAAIGMVGAERTAVFGNISPILTIVLAIFILGEPFTPIHGIGTALVIFGILLFTRLTTLPKSAVQTGQ; this is encoded by the coding sequence ATGTCCGCATTTTCCTCACCCGATCGGGACCAGCTTGTTGGTCTCGCGCTCGCTGCGCTCGGCGCGGCGCTGTTTGCTACCAAGGGCATCTTCGTAAAACTCGCTTACGCGCAGGGCCTCGATGCCATAACCACCCTGACCTGGCGCATGCTTCTGGCGACGCCATTCTTTGCATTGATGGGAGCTCTCGCCTATCGCGATCGCCGCGCCGGACGGGGTCGTCAGGCGAACCGGCCCGTGCCCGTCCGCGCCGTTGCCGGCGCTGCTGCCATCGGCATCCTAGGCTATTACGGCGCAAGCTTTCTTGATTTCCGCAGCCTCGACCTCATTACCGCGCAGCTCAACCGGCTGGTGCTTTTGACCTATCCATTCATGGTTTTGATCCTGGGTGCGGTCCTGTTCCGCCGCCCACTCCGGCTCCCGGTCGTGGCCGCGGCGCTACTGGCCTATCTTGGGATCGGGGTGATCTTTGGCCATGACATGGTGATCGAAGGCGAGAGCGTTCTTGCGGGTACTCTCTTTGCGCTGGGCAGCGCTTTGGCCTATGCGCTCTATCAACTGTTTGCCAAACCGCTGATCGATACGTTGGGTCCGAGGCTGTTCACCGCAATTGCGATGATCGCGGCTGCGGGCGTCGTGTTTCTCCATTTTCTTGTAACCCATTCCCCTTCGGGGCTGGCCATTTCCGCGAATGCGTTTTTCATCCTGCTCGCGCTGGCGCTCGCCGCCACGGTCGCCCCGGTTTCCATCATTGCAGCAGCCATCGGCATGGTGGGTGCCGAGCGCACGGCGGTGTTCGGCAATATCTCCCCGATCCTGACCATCGTGCTTGCCATCTTCATCCTCGGCGAGCCCTTTACACCGATCCACGGCATCGGAACGGCACTGGTAATTTTCGGCATTTTGCTGTTCACTCGGCTCACGACGCTGCCGAAAAGCGCGGTGCAAACCGGCCAGTAA
- a CDS encoding primosomal protein N', translated as MTLGPVVAVMVAVAVDGPYSYRVPEGKEVERGSIVVVPLGPRPTLGVVWGEPKDNFAHNRLKDIEHVFDVPALSEELLKTIDWVARYTLAQPGMVLRGALRSREALDPPRPLIAYKRGGPEPERMTDARARVLSVMEDGYPWAKPALIGAAGVSTAVVDGLVKSGCLQQVEVPAPPPVLPPEPDFAPAKLSEAQQAALEQIRAHDKGGFSVALLDGITGSGKTEVFFESVADMLRTGKQVAIILPEIALTHTFLDRFEKRFGQRAAEWHSEMTPVQRARVWRGVLTGEVRAVIGARSALFLPFRELGLLVLDEEHDGAFKQADRVNYHGRDMAVVRASMAGARVILSSATPAVESRNNGETGRYAHVRLESRFADAALPDITAIDMRAEGPEKGQWIAPRLARAVFDALDRGEQALLFLNRRGYAPLTLCRSCGHQYQCPDCSTWLVEHRFRGVLMCHHCGHEERAPDVCGSCGATDSLVAVGPGIERLAEEVAERFPGARPVVLSSDMGSMRQIRDRFAEIARGEYDIIIGTQLVAKGHHFEKLSLVGVIDADLGLAHGDPRAAEKTFQILTQVTGRAGRESRSGKAFLQTYHPDHPVMKAMVSGDREGFYNHELMVRRQGGLPPFGRLAALIVSGNEHTQTMALARALMAAAPLAEGVRRFGPADAPVAMVRGRHRVRILVQSPKEFDLSGYVRFWLETGPAAKGNLRIQVDIDPMSFY; from the coding sequence ATGACGCTTGGTCCGGTCGTGGCAGTGATGGTGGCGGTTGCCGTGGACGGCCCTTATTCCTATCGGGTGCCCGAGGGAAAAGAGGTCGAGCGCGGCTCGATCGTCGTCGTTCCTTTGGGGCCACGACCCACGCTTGGCGTCGTGTGGGGCGAGCCCAAGGACAATTTCGCCCATAATCGCCTCAAGGATATCGAGCACGTCTTTGATGTGCCCGCGCTCTCAGAGGAGCTTTTGAAAACCATCGATTGGGTGGCGCGTTATACGCTGGCCCAGCCGGGCATGGTGCTGCGGGGGGCGTTGCGCAGCCGCGAGGCGCTCGATCCGCCGCGCCCTCTGATTGCCTATAAGCGCGGCGGTCCCGAACCCGAAAGGATGACGGACGCGCGCGCCCGGGTGCTTTCGGTGATGGAGGACGGCTACCCCTGGGCAAAGCCGGCGCTGATTGGTGCCGCAGGCGTTTCGACGGCGGTGGTGGATGGGCTGGTCAAGTCGGGCTGCCTGCAGCAGGTCGAAGTTCCGGCTCCGCCGCCCGTCCTGCCACCCGAGCCCGATTTCGCACCGGCAAAGCTGTCGGAGGCGCAACAGGCCGCGCTCGAGCAGATTCGGGCCCATGACAAAGGCGGATTTTCGGTGGCTCTGCTCGACGGGATTACCGGGTCGGGCAAGACCGAGGTGTTTTTCGAGAGCGTGGCCGATATGCTGCGCACCGGAAAGCAGGTGGCAATCATCCTGCCCGAAATCGCCCTGACTCATACCTTCCTCGACCGGTTCGAAAAGCGCTTCGGCCAGCGGGCCGCAGAATGGCACTCGGAAATGACGCCTGTTCAAAGGGCCCGGGTGTGGCGGGGCGTTTTGACGGGCGAGGTCAGGGCGGTGATCGGTGCGCGCTCGGCGCTGTTCTTGCCGTTTCGCGAATTGGGGCTTCTGGTGCTCGATGAAGAGCATGACGGCGCCTTCAAGCAGGCCGACCGGGTCAATTATCATGGCCGCGACATGGCGGTGGTGCGCGCTTCGATGGCCGGGGCGCGGGTCATTTTGTCTTCGGCAACCCCAGCAGTCGAATCACGCAACAATGGGGAGACCGGCCGCTATGCGCATGTGCGGCTCGAAAGCCGGTTTGCCGATGCGGCGCTGCCCGATATAACCGCCATCGACATGCGGGCCGAAGGTCCCGAAAAGGGCCAGTGGATTGCGCCGAGGCTGGCGCGAGCGGTGTTCGATGCGCTCGATCGGGGCGAGCAGGCGCTGTTGTTTCTCAACCGGCGCGGCTATGCGCCCCTGACGCTGTGCCGGTCGTGCGGGCATCAGTATCAGTGCCCCGATTGTTCGACCTGGCTGGTCGAGCATCGGTTCCGCGGCGTTCTGATGTGCCACCATTGCGGGCATGAAGAACGGGCGCCCGATGTGTGCGGTTCGTGCGGGGCCACCGATTCGCTGGTGGCGGTGGGGCCGGGCATCGAGCGGCTGGCCGAAGAGGTCGCCGAGCGGTTTCCGGGCGCGCGGCCGGTGGTCCTGTCTTCCGATATGGGGTCGATGCGTCAAATCCGCGACCGGTTCGCCGAAATCGCGCGCGGCGAATACGACATCATCATCGGCACGCAATTGGTGGCCAAGGGGCACCATTTCGAAAAGCTCAGCCTTGTCGGTGTGATCGACGCTGATCTGGGGCTGGCGCATGGCGATCCGCGGGCGGCGGAGAAGACGTTCCAGATCCTGACCCAGGTCACGGGCCGCGCCGGGCGCGAATCGCGCTCCGGAAAGGCGTTCCTTCAAACCTACCATCCCGATCATCCGGTGATGAAGGCGATGGTGAGCGGGGATCGGGAAGGATTTTACAACCACGAACTCATGGTTCGGCGGCAGGGCGGTCTGCCGCCATTCGGTCGGCTGGCTGCGCTAATTGTTTCGGGCAATGAGCACACCCAAACCATGGCTCTGGCCAGGGCGCTGATGGCGGCGGCGCCATTGGCCGAGGGGGTCAGGCGTTTCGGACCCGCCGATGCGCCGGTCGCCATGGTTCGGGGGCGGCACAGGGTGCGTATTCTGGTCCAGAGTCCCAAGGAATTCGATCTGTCGGGCTATGTCCGTTTCTGGCTGGAAACGGGGCCCGCGGCCAAGGGGAATTTGCGTATTCAGGTCGATATCGATCCGATGAGCTTTTACTGA
- a CDS encoding 2-oxoglutarate dehydrogenase E1 component yields the protein MARQDQNEAFLLTSFLYGGNADYIDALYARYKSDAKSVDPSWAEFFDNLADSADCVTKNADGPSWQRADWPRASNGEMISALDGNWGEVAVKAQKAVTEKARAGGEVVSTEAVMQATRDSIHAIMMIRAYRMRGHLHANLDPLGLENREEAPELDPAAYGFSEADYTREIFIDNYLGLEFATVPQMLEILRRTYCGTLGIEFMHISDPEAKAWIQERIEGPDKEITFTPQGKRAILNKLAEAEGFEKFLDVKYTGTKRFGLDGGESLIPALEQIVKRGGALGVKDIVLGMPHRGRLNVLTQLMAKPHRALFHEFKGGAFYPDDVEGSGDVKYHLGASSDREFDGNKVHLSLTANPSHLEIVNPVVLGKARAKQDQLSAIEGRFVADTRDTDRTAVLPLLLHGDAAFAGQGVVAECFALSGLKGHRTGGSIHFVVNNQIGFTTSPHFSRSSPYPTDVAKMIEAPVFHCNGDDPEAVVYAAKIAVEFRQKFGRPVVIDMFCYRRFGHNEGDEPSFTQPLMYKAIRGHKTTLEIYGNKLVEEGVLTAEEFDALKAEWRARLDSEFEAGQDYRPNKADWLDGAWKNIKLAEVDGPRRGVTGIEMERLKALGEKLTTVPGDFHAHRTVQRFLDNRKKMIAEGEGIDWATAEALAFASLLEDGHPVRLSGQDVERGTFSQRHSVLYDQENESTFTPLNNLVDGQARYEVINSLLSEEAVLGFEYGYSLAEPNALTVWEAQFGDFVNGAQVVIDQFISSGERKWLRMSGLVMLLPHGYEGQGPEHSSARPERFLQLCAEDNMQVLNCTTPANYFHALRRQLKRDFRKPLIIMTPKSLLRHKRAVSGLGEMGSDTFFHRLLWDDAEAPGLPKTEINLVGDDKIRRVVICTGKVYYDLLEDREKRGINDVYLMRLEQLYPFPAKALIDELSRFQNAEVVWCQEEPKNMGAWSFVQPYIEWVLEQMGRPGGRPRYVGRPASASTATGLMRTHVAQLQAFLDEAFE from the coding sequence ATGGCACGACAGGACCAGAACGAAGCGTTCCTCCTCACTTCCTTCCTTTATGGCGGCAATGCCGATTACATCGACGCGCTGTACGCCCGCTACAAGAGCGATGCGAAAAGCGTCGATCCGAGCTGGGCGGAGTTCTTCGACAATCTTGCCGACAGTGCCGATTGCGTAACGAAAAACGCCGATGGCCCGAGCTGGCAGCGCGCCGACTGGCCGCGTGCCTCCAATGGCGAGATGATCTCGGCGCTCGATGGCAATTGGGGCGAAGTGGCGGTCAAGGCTCAAAAGGCAGTCACCGAAAAGGCCAGGGCCGGCGGCGAGGTGGTTTCGACCGAAGCGGTCATGCAGGCGACTCGGGATTCGATCCACGCCATCATGATGATCCGCGCCTATCGCATGCGCGGCCATCTGCACGCCAATCTCGACCCGCTCGGGCTGGAAAATCGCGAGGAAGCCCCCGAGCTCGATCCGGCGGCCTATGGATTTTCCGAGGCCGATTACACCCGCGAAATCTTCATCGACAATTATCTCGGGCTCGAATTTGCCACAGTGCCCCAGATGCTCGAAATCCTGCGCCGCACCTATTGCGGCACGCTGGGCATCGAGTTCATGCACATCTCCGATCCCGAGGCCAAGGCCTGGATCCAGGAGCGTATCGAAGGGCCCGACAAGGAAATCACCTTCACCCCCCAGGGCAAGCGGGCGATCCTCAATAAGCTGGCCGAAGCCGAAGGGTTCGAAAAGTTTCTCGACGTCAAATATACCGGCACCAAGCGGTTCGGTCTCGATGGTGGGGAATCGCTGATCCCGGCGCTCGAACAGATCGTCAAGCGCGGCGGCGCGCTGGGGGTAAAGGATATCGTTCTGGGCATGCCCCATCGCGGGCGTCTCAACGTTCTGACCCAGTTGATGGCCAAGCCCCATCGCGCGCTGTTTCATGAATTCAAGGGCGGCGCGTTCTATCCTGACGATGTGGAAGGGTCGGGCGACGTCAAATATCATCTGGGCGCATCGTCGGACCGCGAGTTCGACGGCAACAAGGTTCACCTTTCGCTCACCGCCAACCCCAGCCACCTGGAAATCGTCAATCCCGTTGTGCTGGGCAAGGCGCGCGCCAAGCAGGATCAGCTTTCGGCAATCGAGGGACGGTTCGTCGCCGATACGCGCGACACCGATCGCACCGCGGTCCTGCCGCTCCTTTTGCATGGCGATGCGGCCTTTGCCGGGCAGGGCGTGGTCGCCGAATGTTTCGCGCTTTCGGGCCTTAAGGGGCACCGCACCGGCGGGTCGATCCATTTCGTGGTCAACAACCAGATCGGGTTCACCACCTCGCCGCACTTCTCGCGCTCCTCGCCCTATCCGACGGACGTGGCCAAGATGATCGAGGCGCCGGTCTTCCATTGCAATGGCGACGATCCCGAAGCCGTTGTCTATGCCGCCAAGATCGCCGTCGAGTTCCGCCAGAAATTCGGCCGCCCGGTCGTCATCGACATGTTCTGCTACCGCCGGTTCGGCCACAATGAAGGCGATGAGCCCAGCTTTACCCAGCCGCTGATGTACAAGGCCATTCGCGGGCACAAGACGACGCTGGAAATCTACGGCAACAAGCTTGTCGAGGAAGGCGTGCTCACGGCCGAGGAGTTCGATGCCCTCAAGGCCGAATGGCGCGCCAGGCTCGATAGCGAATTCGAGGCCGGCCAGGATTACCGCCCCAACAAGGCAGACTGGCTCGACGGCGCCTGGAAGAACATCAAGCTTGCCGAAGTCGATGGCCCGCGCCGGGGCGTCACCGGCATCGAGATGGAGCGCCTGAAAGCGCTTGGCGAAAAGCTGACAACCGTGCCGGGCGATTTCCATGCGCACCGCACCGTCCAGAGGTTCCTCGACAACCGCAAGAAGATGATTGCCGAAGGCGAGGGCATCGATTGGGCCACCGCCGAGGCCCTGGCCTTCGCCTCGCTGCTCGAAGACGGCCACCCGGTCCGCCTTTCGGGACAGGACGTGGAACGCGGTACGTTCTCCCAGCGCCATTCGGTGCTCTACGATCAGGAAAACGAATCCACCTTCACCCCGCTCAACAATCTTGTCGACGGCCAGGCCCGCTACGAGGTCATCAACTCGCTGCTTTCCGAAGAAGCGGTGCTCGGGTTCGAATATGGCTATTCGCTGGCCGAGCCCAATGCGCTCACGGTCTGGGAAGCCCAGTTCGGCGATTTCGTCAACGGCGCCCAGGTGGTCATCGACCAGTTCATTTCCTCGGGCGAGCGCAAATGGCTGCGCATGAGCGGTCTGGTGATGCTGCTGCCGCATGGCTATGAAGGCCAGGGGCCCGAGCATTCCTCGGCCCGCCCCGAGCGGTTCCTGCAGCTTTGCGCCGAAGACAATATGCAGGTGCTCAACTGCACGACGCCGGCCAATTATTTCCATGCGCTGCGCCGGCAGCTCAAGCGCGACTTCCGCAAGCCGCTCATTATCATGACCCCCAAATCGCTGCTCCGCCACAAGCGGGCCGTGTCGGGGCTGGGCGAGATGGGCTCGGATACCTTCTTCCATCGCCTGCTCTGGGACGATGCCGAGGCGCCGGGCCTGCCCAAGACCGAGATCAACCTTGTGGGCGACGACAAGATTCGGCGCGTGGTGATCTGCACGGGCAAGGTTTATTACGACCTCCTGGAAGATCGCGAAAAGCGCGGCATCAACGATGTGTATCTGATGCGTCTCGAACAGCTCTACCCGTTCCCGGCCAAGGCGCTGATCGACGAGTTGAGCCGGTTCCAGAACGCCGAAGTCGTCTGGTGCCAGGAAGAGCCCAAGAACATGGGCGCCTGGTCGTTCGTTCAGCCCTATATCGAATGGGTGCTCGAACAGATGGGCCGTCCGGGCGGGCGTCCGCGCTATGTGGGCCGGCCGGCTTCGGCCTCGACCGCCACGGGCCTGATGCGCACCCATGTCGCCCAGCTCCAGGCGTTCCTGGACGAAGCTTTCGAGTAA
- a CDS encoding tyrosine recombinase XerC — MTDTGFAISDALRAHISSWRRELMTIRRLSPKTLEAYGRDVDQFLAFLSAHIGGTIDIANLKSLRPADLRAFLASRRRDALGSRSLARSLSGIKSFFSHLEREGIMALEALSVVRTPKLPRSLPKPLSATEAKGAGPAIHEQEDRPWVAARDTAAIALCYGAGLRISEALALTRADLDGATLRIDGKGNKVRLVPLIAPVRAAIEDYLRLCPFSPALNEPMFRGVRGGPLSPRLIQLRLEQLRGAMGLPASATPHALRHSFATHLLARGGDLRAIQELLGHASLSTTQIYTHIDGERLLEAYRAAHPRR; from the coding sequence ATGACCGATACCGGCTTTGCCATCTCCGATGCCTTGCGCGCCCACATATCGAGCTGGCGGCGCGAGCTTATGACCATAAGACGCCTGTCCCCCAAGACGCTGGAAGCCTATGGCCGCGACGTCGACCAGTTCCTGGCATTTCTCTCCGCCCATATCGGCGGGACCATCGACATCGCCAATCTCAAATCGCTCCGGCCAGCCGACCTGCGCGCCTTTCTGGCGTCCCGCCGCCGCGACGCTCTGGGCTCGCGCAGTCTTGCCCGCTCGCTTTCGGGGATAAAGTCGTTTTTCTCCCATCTTGAGCGCGAAGGCATCATGGCGCTCGAGGCGCTTTCGGTGGTCCGCACGCCCAAACTGCCGCGTTCGCTCCCCAAGCCCCTTTCCGCAACCGAAGCAAAGGGAGCCGGCCCGGCCATCCATGAGCAGGAGGACCGCCCCTGGGTCGCGGCGCGCGATACTGCAGCCATTGCCCTATGCTATGGTGCAGGCCTGCGCATTTCCGAGGCCCTGGCTCTGACCCGCGCCGATCTCGACGGCGCGACGCTCAGAATTGACGGCAAGGGCAACAAGGTCCGCCTCGTGCCGCTCATCGCCCCGGTCAGGGCGGCCATCGAGGACTATCTGCGGCTCTGCCCCTTCTCGCCCGCCCTCAATGAACCCATGTTCCGCGGCGTACGCGGCGGTCCGCTCAGCCCTCGCCTCATCCAGTTGCGGCTCGAGCAATTGCGCGGTGCCATGGGTCTGCCGGCCTCGGCGACCCCGCACGCGCTGCGCCATTCCTTTGCCACTCACCTTCTGGCCAGGGGCGGCGACTTGCGCGCCATTCAGGAACTGCTGGGCCACGCCTCGCTCTCAACCACCCAGATCTATACCCATATCGATGGCGAACGGCTGCTCGAGGCTTACCGCGCCGCCCATCCACGCCGCTAG
- a CDS encoding MAPEG family protein, with product MTFELWMVVVSVVLLFAQITIQALLLTAQLGREYNAGPRDEGTPLTGRAGRAKRMVENYLETYPAFVALALAVVVSNGSDWLTQGGTALYILGRIVYIPLYLQGISYFRSMVWILASLGLVAMTIGLIV from the coding sequence ATGACCTTTGAGTTATGGATGGTGGTTGTTTCGGTGGTGCTGCTTTTCGCGCAGATCACCATCCAGGCGCTGCTTCTGACCGCGCAATTGGGCCGCGAATACAATGCCGGTCCGCGCGACGAGGGCACCCCGCTCACCGGTCGGGCCGGTCGGGCCAAGCGCATGGTCGAGAACTATCTCGAGACCTATCCCGCCTTTGTCGCGCTGGCGCTGGCGGTGGTGGTCTCGAACGGTTCGGACTGGCTCACCCAGGGCGGCACCGCGCTCTACATTTTGGGCCGCATTGTCTATATCCCCTTGTATCTGCAAGGTATTTCCTATTTCCGCTCCATGGTCTGGATCCTCGCCTCGCTGGGTCTGGTCGCCATGACAATCGGGCTGATCGTCTGA
- the odhB gene encoding 2-oxoglutarate dehydrogenase complex dihydrolipoyllysine-residue succinyltransferase translates to MSTEVRVPTLGESVTEATIGQWFKKVGDAVSADEPIVELETDKVTIEVPAPVSGTLEAISVNEGDTVEVGALIAAIAAGAVPAKSAEAPKEEPKAEAPKQDAKPAEAPAPAAKTEMPPAPSAAKLMAERDVDPSSVSGSGKRGQVLKEDVLKALDNTGAAKTEAPAPAAPRAARAEDQGGEERVKMTRLRQTIAKRLKDAQNSAAMLTTFNEVDMKPVMDLRNSYKELFEKKHGVKLGFMGFFTRAVVHALKEIPAVNAEIDGTDIIYKNFAHIGVAVGTEKGLVVPVVRDADQMTIAEIEKEIARLGRAARDGQLSMADMQGGTFTISNGGVYGSLMSTPILNAPQSGILGMHKIQERPVAVGGQVVIRPMMYLALSYDHRIVDGKEAVTFLVRVKESLEDPQRLVLDL, encoded by the coding sequence ATGTCCACTGAAGTCCGCGTCCCGACCCTGGGCGAAAGCGTTACCGAAGCCACCATCGGGCAATGGTTCAAAAAGGTCGGCGATGCCGTCTCGGCCGACGAGCCCATCGTCGAGCTTGAAACCGACAAGGTGACCATCGAGGTTCCCGCCCCGGTTTCGGGCACGCTCGAAGCCATCTCGGTCAATGAGGGCGATACCGTCGAAGTCGGCGCGCTGATCGCGGCGATTGCCGCCGGCGCCGTCCCGGCCAAATCGGCCGAAGCGCCCAAGGAAGAGCCTAAAGCCGAAGCGCCCAAGCAGGACGCCAAGCCTGCCGAGGCTCCTGCTCCCGCCGCCAAGACCGAAATGCCGCCCGCCCCCTCGGCTGCCAAGCTGATGGCCGAGCGCGACGTCGATCCGTCCTCGGTTTCAGGTTCGGGCAAGCGCGGCCAGGTCCTGAAAGAAGATGTGCTCAAGGCGCTCGACAATACCGGCGCGGCAAAAACCGAGGCCCCGGCTCCGGCCGCTCCGCGCGCCGCACGGGCCGAGGACCAGGGTGGGGAAGAGCGGGTCAAGATGACCCGTTTGCGCCAGACCATCGCCAAGCGGTTGAAGGATGCCCAGAACTCGGCGGCCATGCTCACCACCTTTAACGAGGTGGACATGAAGCCGGTCATGGATCTGCGCAATTCCTACAAGGAACTGTTCGAGAAAAAGCATGGCGTCAAGCTCGGCTTCATGGGCTTTTTCACCAGGGCCGTGGTCCATGCGCTGAAAGAAATCCCGGCGGTCAACGCCGAGATCGACGGCACCGACATCATCTACAAGAACTTCGCCCATATCGGGGTGGCCGTGGGCACTGAAAAGGGTCTCGTCGTCCCGGTGGTGCGCGATGCCGACCAGATGACCATCGCCGAGATCGAAAAGGAAATCGCCCGGCTCGGACGCGCGGCGCGCGACGGCCAGCTTTCCATGGCCGACATGCAGGGCGGCACCTTCACCATCTCCAATGGCGGTGTCTACGGCTCGTTGATGAGCACCCCCATCCTCAATGCCCCCCAGTCGGGCATTCTGGGCATGCACAAGATTCAGGAGCGTCCCGTCGCGGTTGGCGGGCAGGTCGTTATCCGCCCCATGATGTATCTGGCGCTCTCTTACGATCACCGGATCGTCGATGGCAAGGAAGCGGTCACCTTCCTGGTTCGCGTCAAGGAGAGCCTGGAAGATCCCCAGCGTCTTGTTCTCGATCTCTAG